From Scleropages formosus chromosome 1, fSclFor1.1, whole genome shotgun sequence, a single genomic window includes:
- the trib2 gene encoding tribbles homolog 2, translating to MNIQRSHPISIARYGRSRHKAHDFDDSSCVRSAESAQSFSPNLGSPSPPESPDPSHCISSIGKYLLLEPIEGDHVFRAAYLHSGEELVCKVFDITRYQESLAAYFCLSAHENINQIVEILLGDTRAYVFFKRGHGDMHSFVRTCKKLQEDEAARLFHQIASAVAHCHDHGLVLRDLKLRKFVFQNEERSLIKLESLEDAYILEGEDDSLSDKHGCPAYVSPEILNTTGSYSGKAADVWSLGVMLYTILVGRYPFHDVEPSSLFSKIRRGQFSIPETLTPKAKCLIRSILRREPAERLTSREILEHPWFSSSTHASVLGHGRNDKEPTDQMVPDVIMEEELDKFFI from the exons ATGAACATACAGAGGTCACATCCGATCAGCATTGCGCGTTATGGGAGATCGAGGCACAAAGCGCACGACTTCGACGACTCGTCGTGTGTGAGGAGCGCCGAATCGGCGCAGAGCTTCAGCCCCAACTTGGGATCGCCGAGCCCCCCGGAGAGCCCGGACCCGTCGCACTGCATCTCCTCCATCGGCAAGTACCTGCTGCTCGAGCCCATCGAGGGGGATCACGTCTTCCGGGCCGCGTACCTGCACAGCGGAGAGGAGCTCGTGTGCAAG GTATTTGACATCACTCGCTACCAGGAGTCGCTGGCAGCCTACTTTTGCCTGTCTGCACATGAGAACATAAACCAAATAGTGGAGATTCTCCTCGGGGACACGAGAGCCTACGTGTTCTTCAAGAGGGGCCATGGGGACATGCATTCCTTTGTGCGGACCTGTAAGAAGCTGCAGGAGGACGAGGCTGCGAGACTGTTCCATCAGATAGCCTCCGCTGTCGCACACTGCCACGACCACGGGCTCGTGCTGAGGGACCTCAAGCTGAGGAAGTTCGTCTTCCAAAACGAGGAGAG AAGCCTCATCAAGCTGGAGAGCCTGGAGGATGCTTATATACTGGAAGGGGAGGACGACTCCCTGTCGGACAAACACGGCTGCCCTGCGTACGTCAGCCCAGAGATCCTCAACACAACAGGCAGCTATTCCGGCAAGGCAGCTGACGTTTGGAGCCTCGGAGTCATGCTGTATACCATTCTAGTGGGACGCTACCCGTTTCACGACGTGGAACCCAGCTCGCTTTTCAGCAAGATTCGCCGGGGCCAGTTTAGCATTCCAGAGACCCTCACACCCAAGGCCAAGTGTCTGATCCGTAGCATCCTTCGGCGGGAGCCTGCTGAGCGACTCACCTCCAGGGAAATCTTGGAACACCCTTGGTTCTCCTCCAGCACCCATGCCTCGGTTCTGGGGCATGGCAGGAATGACAAGGAGCCGACTGACCAGATGGTACCTGATGTGATCATGGAGGAAGAGTTAGACAAGTTCTTCATTTGA